Proteins from a genomic interval of Harpia harpyja isolate bHarHar1 chromosome 9, bHarHar1 primary haplotype, whole genome shotgun sequence:
- the MMP11 gene encoding stromelysin-3, with protein sequence MSEPAPPPGMVRPPLPAAAALLAAALLHCAPAAPARRHKPDMSRKHHTWKEQSPWLSSLVNAVGTGVPAKGFPVGADEQVAHWNPPRCGVPDLPVLPDGQNGRNRQKRFVLSGGRWDKTDLTYKIIRFPWQLVKAKVRRTIEEALKVWSDVTPLTFTEVQEGRADIVIDFTRYWHGDNLPFDGPGGILAHAFFPKTHREGDVHFDYDETWTIGNNLGTDLLQVAAHEFGHVLGLQHTAVSKSLMSPFYIFRYPLSLSEDDKQGIQYLYGKPKLDPDPTPTQPAEPPQPDLETNEITNVESVQPDACDTAFEAASTIRGELFFFKSRYVWRLRAGKLQDGYPALASRHWQGIPSSVDATFEDPLGNIWFFQDSQYWIYDGERRVSGPTPTVELGLPASPVQAALVWGAEKNKIYIFSGGNYWRFNPHTRQVDNIYPRTMADWRGVPPEIDAAFQDEFGFAYFLRGRDYWKFDPVQVKVLEGYPRQISQDFFSCTPSSNSFR encoded by the exons aTGTCCGagcccgctccgccgcccggcATGGTCCgtccgccgctgcccgccgccgccgctttgCTGGCCGCCGCTTTGCTGCACTGCgcgcccgccgcgcccgcccgccgccacaAGCCG GACATGTCTCGAAAGCATCACACCTGGAAGGAGCAGAGTCCTTGGCTGTCTTCCTTGGTGAATGCTGTGGGGACTGGTGTGCCTGCCAAGGGCTTCCCTGTGGGTGCGGATGAGCAGGTGGCACACTGGAACCCACCCCGCTGCGGCGTGCCGGACCTCCCAGTGTTGCCAGACGGCCAGAACGGGCGGAACCGGCAGAAGCGGTTTGTCCTCTCCGGCGGACGCTGGGACAAGACCGATCTCACCTACAA AATTATCAGGTTCCCGTGGCAACTTGTAAAAGCTAAAGTGAGAAGGACCATCGAGGAAGCTTTGAAAGTGTGGAGTGATGTGACCCCGCTGACCTTCACTGAGGTGCAGGAGGGACGGGCTGACATAGTCATCGATTTCACAAG GTACTGGCATGGAGACAACTTGCCTTTTGACGGGCCCGGAGGAATCCTGGCACACGCGTTCTTCCCCAAGACACACCGGGAGGGAGATGTCCATTTTGACTATGATGAGACCTGGACGATTGGGAACAACCTGG GCACTGACCTTCTCCAAGTGGCTGCTCATGAGTTTGGCCATGTCCTGGGCCTGCAGCACACAGCTGTCTCCAAGTCACTAATGTCTCCTTTCTACATCTTCCGCTACCCACTAAGCCTGAGTGAGGATGACAAGCAAGGTATCCAGTACCTCTATGGGAAACCCAAACTGGATCCCGACCCAACCCCAACTCAGCCAGCAGAGCCGCCCCAGCCAGACCTTGAAACAAATGAGATCACCAACGTGGAG TCTGTGCAGCCTGATGCCTGCGACACAGCTTTCGAAGCCGCATCCACCATCCGAGGGGAGCTGTTCTTCTTCAAGTCCCGCTATGTGTGGCGGCTCCGAGCTGGAAAGCTGCAGGATGGCTACCCAGCCCTGGCCTCCCGCCACTGGCAGGGGATCCCCAGCTCTGTCGATGCCACCTTTGAGGACCCTCTGGGCAATATCTGGTTTTTCCAAG ATTCTCAGTACTGGATTTATGATGGTGAGAGACGGGTATCTGGTCCCACCCCGACTGTGGAGCTGGGACTCCCTGCATCCCCTGTGCAGGCAGCTCTGGTGTGGGGGGCTGAGAAGAACAAGATCTACATCTTCAGTGGAGGCAACTACTGGCGCTTCAACCCTCACACCCGCCAGGTGGACAACATCTACCCCCGCACCATGGCTGACTGGCGCGGCGTCCCTCCGGAGATAGACGCGGCTTTTCAGGATGAGTTTG GTTTTGCCTACTTCCTGAGAGGTCGAGATTACTGGAAGTTCGACCCAGTCCAGGTGAAAGTGCTGGAGGGCTACCCACGCCAGATCAGCCAGGACTTCTTCAGCTGTACACCTTCCTCCAACTCCTTCAGATGA
- the SMARCB1 gene encoding SWI/SNF-related matrix-associated actin-dependent regulator of chromatin subfamily B member 1 encodes MMMMALSKTFGQKPVKFQLEEDGEFYMIGSEVGNYLRMFRGSLYKRYPSLWRRLATVEERKKIVASSHENQRSHSPRRYHGYTTLATSVTLLKASEVEEILDGNDEKYKAVSISTEPPTYLREQKAKRNNQWVPTLPNSSHHLDAVPCSTTINRNRMGRDKKRTFPLCFDDHDPAVIHENASQPEVLVPIRLDMEIDGQKLRDAFTWNMNEKLMTPEMFSEILCDDLDLNPLTFVPAIASAIRQQIESYPTDSILEDQSDQRVIIKLNIHVGNISLVDQFEWDMSEKENSPEKFALKLCSELGLGGEFVTTIAYSIRGQLSWHQKTYAFSENPLPTVEIAIRNTGDADQWCPLLETLTDAEMEKKIRDQDRNTRRMRRLANTAPAW; translated from the exons ATGATGATGATGGCGCTGAGCAAGACCTTCGGGCAGAAGCCCGTCAAGTTCCAGCTGGAGGAGGACGGCGAGTTCTACATGATCGGCTCCGAG GTGGGGAACTACTTGCGTATGTTTCGGGGTTCCCTGTATAAGAGATATCCCTCACTCTGGAGGCGACTAGCCAcagtggaagaaaggaagaagatagtGGCCTCTTCACATG aaaaTCAGCGGTCTCACAGTCCCAGAAGAT ATCATGGCTATACAACATTAGCCACTAGCGTGACACTGTTAAAGGCCTCTGAAGTGGAAGAGATCTTGGATGGAAACGATGAGAAATACAAGGCGGTGTCTATCAGCACAGAACCTCCTACCTACCTCAG AGAACAGAAGGCAAAGAGGAACAACCAGTGGGTGCCAACCCTGCCCAACAGCTCTCATCACCTGGATGCAGTGCCATGCTCAACAACAATTAACAGAAATCGCATGGGCAGGGATAAGAAGAGAACATTCCCTCTGTG CTTTGATGACCATGACCCAGCAGTGATCCATGAGAATGCATCCCAGCCGGAGGTTCTGGTTCCAATCAGGCTTGATATGGAAATTGATGGGCAGAAACTCAGAGATGCGTTTACGTGGAACATGAATG AAAAGCTAATGACCCCAGAAATGTTCTCTGAGATTCTTTGCGATGACCTGGATTTGAATCCTCTGACCTTTGTCCCTGCTATTGCCTCTGCCATCCGACAACAGATCGAGTCGTACCCAACTGACAGTATCCTAGAAGATCAGTCAGACCAACGAGTTATTATTAAG CTAAACATCCATGTAGGGAACATCTCCCTTGTAGACCAGTTCGAGTGGGACATGTCAGAGAAGGAGAATTCACCAGAGAAGTTTGCCTTGAAGCTGTGCTCAGAGCTTGGCCTGGGTGGGGAGTTTGTCACAACTATTGCCTACAGCATCCGGGGACAGCTGAGTTGGCATCAGAAGACATACGCCTTCAG CGAGAACCCTTTGCCGACTGTGGAAATTGCTATTCGCAACACGGGGGATGCTGACCAGTGGTGCCCTCTTCTGGAAACCCTCACAGATGCCGAGATGGAGAAGAAGATCAGAGACCAGGACAGAAATACAAG GCGCATGAGACGTTTGGCCAATACTGCTCCAGCCTGGTAA